Below is a genomic region from Burkholderia pyrrocinia.
AACGGTCGACTCGTGGGCATCCCGCCTATTCTCGTTGGTCGAGTCATTTGGACTAGCCGGCGTAGTGTATGGAATCAAGAGAAGTAAGGCAGCAGAATTTTCGTCTGCGTTCATCAAAACCAATCTCTCCACGACATGGCTTCATCGCTACGAGCACCGACAGTTCTATGGCATTGACCCTATCATCGACCATTGCATGAGGCACAAGCTACCGCTGATCTGGGACGAGCGAACCTATGTAACGCCAATCCAGCGAGTGTTATATGAAGATGCGTTCGATCACGGCTTGAGATCAGGCATCGCCTTTCCTGTCCACGGCCCGGATGGTCAGTTTGGCGTCTCGAGCTTCGTTTCCAACGAAGCAAATGCGGGAAGCATGTTCGCGTGCAAAAAACTGCACGCATCGCTGTCTATGTTGAGTGATTACGCAACCGAAACATCGATTGCATTCTCGGCAAGCCATTTCAATTCAAATCGTGCGATCAACCTGACGGCACGCGAGCTCGAATGCCTGAC
It encodes:
- a CDS encoding helix-turn-helix transcriptional regulator; the encoded protein is MNHLDKLIELVDCKTVDSWASRLFSLVESFGLAGVVYGIKRSKAAEFSSAFIKTNLSTTWLHRYEHRQFYGIDPIIDHCMRHKLPLIWDERTYVTPIQRVLYEDAFDHGLRSGIAFPVHGPDGQFGVSSFVSNEANAGSMFACKKLHASLSMLSDYATETSIAFSASHFNSNRAINLTARELECLTLLGIGKTSWEISRILTCSEATVNFHVYNLIRKFGVRTRQQAVIKGICHGLIAPT